Proteins from a single region of Flavobacterium sp. YJ01:
- a CDS encoding acyl carrier protein phosphodiesterase: MNFLAHIYLSGENDLIKIGNFMADGIRGKQFEHFPIDVQKGIQLHRFIDTYTDSHDIFRKSTKRLHDRYHHYSGVIVDIVYDHFLAKNWSNYSDEKLETFISRFYNSLHDNYDILTEKTQDLMPYMIGRNWLLSYRTVDGIHQILTQMDRRSKNISQMQYAVEELKDFYDDFEEEFTLFFEEMKKEAKVKLLTL, encoded by the coding sequence ATGAATTTCTTAGCTCATATATACCTCTCTGGAGAAAATGATTTGATCAAAATCGGGAATTTTATGGCAGATGGAATTCGCGGAAAACAATTTGAACATTTTCCTATCGATGTGCAAAAAGGAATCCAACTGCACCGATTTATTGATACTTACACAGATTCTCACGATATTTTCAGAAAAAGCACAAAACGTCTTCACGATCGATATCATCATTATTCCGGTGTTATTGTAGATATTGTTTACGATCATTTTTTAGCTAAAAATTGGAGCAATTATTCTGATGAAAAGCTAGAAACCTTCATCAGCCGATTCTACAATTCGCTACATGATAATTACGATATTTTAACAGAGAAAACTCAAGATTTAATGCCATATATGATTGGCAGAAACTGGCTTTTGAGTTATCGTACTGTAGACGGAATTCATCAAATTCTAACTCAAATGGATCGAAGATCTAAAAACATTTCTCAAATGCAATACGCTGTAGAAGAGTTAAAAGATTTTTACGATGATTTCGAAGAAGAATTCACTTTATTTTTTGAAGAAATGAAAAAAGAGGCCAAAGTAAAATTGCTGACTCTGTAA
- the glmM gene encoding phosphoglucosamine mutase has protein sequence MTLIKSISGIRGTIGGKVGDNLTPVDAVKFASAYGTFLKNNANKDKLKVVIGRDARISGPMIHNLVVNTLVGLGIDVIDLGLSTTPTVEVAVPLEQADGGIILTASHNPKQWNALKLLNEKGEFLSGADGTKILEIAEAEAFDFSDVDSLGKVTVNDAYMDIHIDEVLCLPLVDVQAVKDAKFKVVVDGVNSSGGIIIPKLLEIMGVEVVKLYCEPNGHFPHNPEPLKEHLTDISELVVKEKAHLGIVVDPDVDRLAFISEDGEMFGEEYTLVACADYVLSKTPGNTVSNMSSSRALRDVTNTHGGSYEASAVGEVNVVELMKKNNAIIGGEGNGGIIYPELHYGRDSLVGVALFLTHLANKKMSVSALRASYPEYYMSKNKIELTPQIDVDAILTQMTEKYKNEDISTIDGVKIDFATEWVHLRKSNTEPIIRIYTEAPSQDAADKLALRIIDEIKVIAGI, from the coding sequence ATGACTCTAATAAAATCTATTTCTGGAATTCGAGGAACTATCGGAGGAAAAGTAGGAGATAATCTGACTCCTGTTGATGCGGTGAAATTTGCATCAGCATACGGAACTTTCTTAAAAAATAATGCCAATAAAGATAAATTGAAAGTTGTAATTGGTCGTGATGCCAGAATTTCTGGACCAATGATTCATAACTTGGTTGTAAATACTTTGGTTGGATTAGGAATCGATGTTATCGATCTTGGACTTTCTACAACACCAACTGTTGAAGTTGCCGTGCCTTTGGAACAAGCAGACGGTGGAATTATTTTAACAGCATCTCATAATCCAAAACAATGGAATGCTTTAAAATTATTAAATGAAAAAGGAGAATTTTTAAGCGGTGCAGACGGAACTAAAATTCTTGAAATTGCCGAAGCTGAAGCTTTTGATTTTTCGGATGTGGACAGTTTAGGAAAAGTTACAGTAAACGATGCTTACATGGATATTCATATCGACGAAGTTTTATGTTTGCCCTTAGTTGATGTTCAGGCTGTAAAAGATGCAAAATTTAAAGTGGTTGTTGATGGAGTAAATTCATCTGGAGGAATTATTATTCCAAAATTACTTGAAATAATGGGAGTTGAAGTGGTAAAATTATATTGCGAACCAAACGGACATTTCCCTCACAATCCAGAGCCATTAAAAGAGCATTTAACAGATATTTCTGAATTGGTTGTTAAAGAAAAAGCGCATTTAGGAATTGTAGTTGATCCAGATGTTGACCGTTTAGCTTTCATTAGCGAAGATGGCGAAATGTTTGGTGAAGAATATACTTTGGTAGCTTGCGCAGATTATGTTTTGAGTAAAACTCCAGGAAATACAGTTTCTAACATGTCATCTTCTCGTGCTTTGAGAGATGTAACAAATACACACGGCGGAAGTTATGAAGCAAGTGCAGTAGGCGAGGTGAATGTGGTAGAATTAATGAAAAAAAATAATGCCATTATTGGTGGTGAAGGTAACGGTGGAATTATCTATCCTGAATTGCATTACGGAAGAGACAGTTTGGTTGGAGTTGCTCTATTTTTAACGCATTTAGCGAATAAAAAAATGTCAGTTTCTGCTTTGAGAGCTTCTTATCCAGAATATTACATGAGTAAAAATAAAATTGAATTAACACCGCAAATTGATGTTGATGCAATTTTAACTCAAATGACTGAGAAATATAAAAATGAAGATATTTCGACAATCGACGGTGTAAAAATTGATTTTGCTACAGAATGGGTTCATTTGAGAAAATCGAACACAGAACCAATTATTCGTATTTATACTGAAGCGCCTTCACAAGATGCTGCAGATAAATTAGCACTTAGAATCATTGATGAAATAAAAGTAATTGCAGGAATCTAA
- a CDS encoding glycosyl hydrolase encodes MIKKLLFTVLLLFLFSAISAQSPKRGIAYGAHSKADILALKPGLSWWYNWSPEPEAPLNADYASLGVEFVPMAWGKINDAEVQTFINKIKPGAKYLLAFNEPNFNDGARLTPQEAVNAWANIEKIAATKNLEIISASPAYNGPSNYGGISDPIVWHTQFFQLCPNCKVDYIAFHTYDATAGSVIGVTSLLKKFNKPLWITEFANRVIQSAADKTAFMKDILTNFENDPDIFRYSWFSGRVNPTWTDMLEGQLLSATSGVLRPIGTEYINVPYTTKKMTVPGRVVANKHYRRKGTGLQATTDSNTGQNVCYINEGDWNEFMLNVVDAGTYNLTFRVASPVLDGKFDVLVNDVVVKTDETFPATGDWQTYADKVVSAVTLPKGEVYLKIKFKSNDFNFNYIDVALANLGVKDDVLEKDSFTIYPNPVKNQSTLHIKSSITEPLTIKIIDMKGDVCFSSSDFSTNEDIKIGEKLAKGVYIVNAVYGNNKKSIKIIKN; translated from the coding sequence ATGATCAAAAAATTACTTTTTACAGTTTTGCTCTTATTTCTGTTTTCTGCGATTTCCGCTCAAAGTCCAAAACGAGGTATTGCTTACGGGGCGCATTCTAAAGCAGATATTTTAGCCTTAAAACCTGGCCTTTCTTGGTGGTACAATTGGTCGCCGGAACCAGAAGCTCCTTTAAATGCAGATTATGCATCTCTCGGAGTTGAATTTGTTCCTATGGCATGGGGAAAAATCAACGATGCAGAGGTTCAAACATTCATCAATAAAATAAAACCTGGCGCAAAATATTTACTGGCTTTTAATGAACCAAATTTTAACGATGGCGCAAGATTAACACCGCAAGAAGCTGTGAATGCTTGGGCTAATATCGAAAAAATTGCTGCCACCAAAAATCTGGAAATTATCAGTGCATCACCTGCGTATAATGGGCCAAGCAATTATGGTGGAATTTCGGATCCAATAGTTTGGCATACACAGTTTTTTCAGTTATGCCCAAATTGCAAAGTCGATTATATTGCTTTTCATACTTATGATGCTACAGCAGGTTCTGTTATTGGCGTTACCAGTCTTCTGAAAAAATTTAATAAACCACTTTGGATCACGGAATTTGCAAATAGAGTTATTCAAAGTGCTGCGGACAAAACAGCTTTTATGAAAGATATTCTAACCAATTTTGAAAACGATCCTGATATTTTTCGTTATTCTTGGTTTTCTGGAAGAGTAAATCCGACTTGGACAGATATGTTAGAAGGACAATTACTAAGTGCTACAAGCGGAGTTTTAAGACCAATTGGAACCGAATATATTAACGTTCCTTACACTACAAAAAAAATGACTGTTCCAGGGCGTGTTGTAGCCAATAAACATTATAGAAGAAAAGGAACTGGCTTACAAGCCACTACAGACTCTAATACTGGCCAAAATGTTTGTTATATTAACGAAGGAGATTGGAACGAATTTATGCTAAATGTGGTCGATGCAGGAACTTATAACTTAACTTTTAGAGTTGCTTCTCCAGTTCTTGATGGAAAATTTGATGTTCTTGTAAATGATGTTGTGGTAAAAACAGATGAAACTTTTCCTGCAACAGGAGATTGGCAAACGTACGCTGATAAAGTTGTTAGCGCAGTTACGCTTCCTAAAGGTGAAGTTTATTTGAAAATCAAATTCAAATCGAACGATTTCAATTTTAATTATATTGATGTCGCTTTAGCTAATCTTGGCGTGAAAGATGATGTTTTAGAAAAAGACAGCTTTACAATCTATCCAAATCCGGTAAAAAATCAATCGACTTTGCATATCAAATCGAGTATAACCGAACCTTTAACAATCAAAATTATCGATATGAAAGGTGATGTTTGTTTTTCATCTTCTGATTTCTCTACAAATGAAGATATCAAAATTGGAGAAAAATTGGCAAAAGGAGTTTATATCGTAAATGCTGTTTATGGCAATAATAAAAAATCAATTAAGATTATTAAAAATTAA
- a CDS encoding lysophospholipid acyltransferase family protein encodes MQFLVYILAYPLLWLISILPFPLFYLFSDFVCFLIYRVIGYRKKVVRENLALALPHLNDAERKDVEKKFYSHMCDMFLEMIKTMSMSPAEMERRFHVTNIDLVLDYAKKGKSVILVASHYASYEWLLTINPKIGFQGVAVYKKLANIYFDKLVRKIRSKYNTEMIETRKAIPTMAQNQRNGVLAMYGLASDQSPKLDRIFHSMKFMGVEVPVHTGAEMLAKKYDLAVIMVKVKKIKRGFYEATFVSLADNPKEFADFEITEMYLKEVEKQILEVPEFYLWTHKRWKHRVK; translated from the coding sequence ATGCAATTTCTCGTTTATATTTTAGCCTATCCTTTACTTTGGCTTATTTCCATATTACCTTTTCCTTTATTCTACTTATTCTCAGATTTTGTCTGTTTTTTAATTTACAGAGTTATTGGGTATAGAAAAAAAGTAGTTCGCGAAAATTTAGCACTTGCTTTACCTCATTTAAACGATGCTGAAAGAAAAGACGTAGAAAAGAAATTCTACAGCCATATGTGCGATATGTTTTTAGAAATGATAAAAACCATGAGTATGTCTCCAGCAGAAATGGAAAGACGATTTCATGTTACCAATATTGATCTGGTTCTAGATTATGCGAAAAAAGGAAAAAGTGTAATTCTTGTAGCTTCGCATTATGCTAGTTATGAATGGCTTTTAACTATTAATCCAAAAATTGGGTTTCAAGGAGTTGCTGTTTATAAAAAACTAGCCAATATTTATTTTGATAAATTGGTTCGAAAAATCCGTTCAAAATACAATACAGAAATGATAGAAACCAGAAAAGCAATTCCGACAATGGCTCAAAACCAGCGTAATGGAGTTTTAGCAATGTATGGTTTAGCAAGCGATCAATCTCCTAAATTGGATAGAATTTTTCATTCGATGAAATTTATGGGAGTTGAAGTTCCTGTACACACAGGAGCAGAAATGCTGGCAAAAAAATACGACTTAGCCGTTATTATGGTAAAAGTTAAAAAGATAAAAAGAGGATTTTACGAGGCAACGTTTGTTTCGCTTGCAGATAATCCGAAAGAATTTGCAGATTTTGAAATTACCGAAATGTATTTAAAAGAAGTAGAAAAACAGATTCTTGAAGTTCCAGAATTTTATTTATGGACGCACAAAAGATGGAAACATCGTGTAAAATAA
- a CDS encoding rhomboid family intramembrane serine protease, with protein MNIILAGIIVTNAVISYKGFNDLSFFRKYEFHVGSIRSGEQIRMLSSGFLHVDMMHLIFNMLTLYFFAPVVLSWLGTFSFVLIYFGSLIFGNLLTMMFHKNDYSYRAVGASGAVTGVLYSAILLQPNMMLGVFFVIPMPAYIFGIVYLLYSIYGMRAKNDNIGHTAHFGGAIGGYLITLIKEPSLFTDNTLMVILLAIPIIILFGMAKMGKI; from the coding sequence ATGAATATCATTTTAGCAGGAATCATAGTTACCAACGCTGTTATTAGTTACAAAGGTTTTAACGATCTTTCTTTTTTTAGAAAGTACGAATTTCACGTAGGAAGTATTCGTTCTGGAGAGCAGATCAGGATGCTTTCTTCGGGTTTTTTGCATGTAGATATGATGCATTTGATATTTAATATGCTAACACTTTATTTCTTTGCTCCAGTAGTTTTATCCTGGCTAGGAACATTTTCTTTTGTTTTAATTTATTTTGGAAGTTTGATATTTGGAAATCTTCTCACCATGATGTTTCATAAAAACGATTATAGTTATCGTGCTGTTGGAGCATCTGGCGCAGTTACGGGAGTTTTGTATTCGGCGATATTATTGCAGCCTAATATGATGCTTGGCGTATTTTTTGTCATTCCGATGCCAGCTTATATTTTTGGAATTGTGTATTTATTATACTCGATTTATGGAATGCGTGCCAAAAATGATAATATTGGACACACAGCGCATTTTGGAGGTGCTATAGGCGGCTATTTAATTACTTTAATAAAAGAACCTTCGTTATTTACAGATAATACTTTAATGGTTATTTTGCTGGCTATTCCGATAATTATACTTTTTGGAATGGCAAAAATGGGAAAAATATAA
- a CDS encoding SIMPL domain-containing protein (The SIMPL domain is named for its presence in mouse protein SIMPL (signalling molecule that associates with mouse pelle-like kinase). Bacterial member BP26, from Brucella, was shown to assemble into a channel-like structure, while YggE from E. coli has been associated with resistance to oxidative stress.) has translation MKKLVLFLTIMFMTMSYGQETKQIPLINVNGEGKVKVAPDQVCISATVETKGNNAKDVKKQNDEKMDAVLKFIKKMNIPTADFRTKQVALNPQYDYEKKKTSYNATQTVEIVVKDLSKYDELMEGLVQQGINRIDRVSFESSKLAQYESEARKLAMKDAKVKAEEYVSVLGQKVGKAFTISDNSQVYRPQPMYAAMKSMAMDNAGASNETLAIGEIEITANVSVSFVLD, from the coding sequence ATGAAAAAACTAGTATTATTTTTAACAATCATGTTTATGACTATGTCTTACGGCCAAGAAACCAAACAAATACCTCTAATCAATGTAAATGGGGAAGGAAAAGTAAAAGTAGCACCTGATCAAGTTTGTATTTCAGCTACGGTTGAAACAAAAGGGAATAATGCTAAAGACGTTAAAAAACAAAACGACGAGAAGATGGATGCTGTTCTAAAATTCATCAAAAAAATGAATATTCCGACAGCAGATTTCAGAACAAAACAAGTTGCTTTAAATCCGCAGTATGATTATGAGAAAAAGAAAACTTCTTATAATGCGACTCAAACTGTAGAAATCGTAGTAAAAGATTTGTCGAAATACGATGAATTAATGGAAGGTTTGGTTCAGCAAGGAATTAATCGTATTGATCGAGTTTCTTTTGAATCTTCTAAATTAGCGCAATACGAATCTGAAGCTAGAAAATTAGCGATGAAAGATGCTAAAGTAAAAGCTGAAGAATATGTTTCTGTTTTAGGACAAAAAGTTGGTAAAGCTTTTACAATTTCTGATAATTCTCAAGTGTATCGTCCACAGCCAATGTATGCTGCAATGAAATCTATGGCAATGGATAATGCTGGAGCATCGAATGAAACTTTAGCAATTGGCGAAATTGAAATTACGGCAAATGTTAGCGTAAGTTTTGTGCTAGACTAA
- a CDS encoding Crp/Fnr family transcriptional regulator → MDNSEQFLRKHIEKVVSLTDEEATFIISHFALKTFKKGQFIIETGNDVKDVYFVLSGLVKLVYEDQDAKKHIVSFAMEDWWETDFQAFYTQSKALLSLECIEDTVVYSLSSENFEKLCNDLQKMERFFLQKSIAGHIGSQTRILSFLTSNARERYEQLLLKNPSLLQRVPKSYLASYLGVSRETLSRLF, encoded by the coding sequence ATGGATAATTCAGAGCAATTTTTAAGAAAACATATCGAAAAAGTAGTTTCTTTAACTGATGAGGAAGCTACTTTTATTATATCTCATTTTGCATTAAAAACCTTTAAAAAAGGGCAGTTTATTATTGAAACTGGAAATGATGTTAAAGACGTTTATTTTGTGCTTTCTGGGCTTGTAAAATTAGTTTATGAAGATCAGGATGCAAAAAAACATATTGTTTCTTTTGCGATGGAAGATTGGTGGGAAACTGATTTTCAGGCTTTTTATACTCAAAGTAAAGCATTGTTGTCATTAGAATGTATTGAAGATACAGTTGTTTACAGCCTTTCTTCAGAAAATTTCGAAAAGCTTTGCAATGATTTACAGAAAATGGAACGTTTTTTTCTTCAAAAATCAATCGCTGGACATATTGGTTCGCAAACACGAATTTTGTCATTTCTAACTTCAAATGCGCGTGAACGATATGAACAGTTGCTTCTAAAAAATCCATCTTTATTACAACGCGTTCCTAAAAGTTATTTAGCTTCTTATTTAGGCGTTTCTCGAGAAACTCTAAGCCGTCTTTTTTAA
- a CDS encoding RidA family protein, whose amino-acid sequence MEKKVINPWKWQDARNYVQAVDVRNATGTLYISGQTAIDDDGISSTADMRTHLLKTLENLEKVIYDSNYELKNIVRLNIYTTDSDSLFENFDVFQNWIQKNEIKQSSTVLEVKSLFETLTIELEATVVK is encoded by the coding sequence ATGGAAAAAAAGGTAATAAATCCATGGAAATGGCAAGATGCAAGAAATTATGTTCAAGCTGTCGATGTGCGTAATGCAACTGGAACTTTATACATTTCTGGACAAACGGCTATTGATGATGATGGTATTTCGAGTACAGCTGATATGAGAACTCATTTGTTGAAAACATTAGAAAATCTGGAAAAAGTAATTTACGATTCTAATTATGAATTGAAAAATATTGTCCGATTGAACATTTATACTACAGATTCGGATTCATTGTTTGAAAACTTTGATGTTTTTCAAAATTGGATTCAAAAGAATGAAATTAAACAATCGAGTACTGTTCTGGAAGTAAAAAGTCTTTTTGAAACCTTAACAATAGAGTTGGAGGCAACTGTAGTGAAATAA
- a CDS encoding HAMP domain-containing sensor histidine kinase, translating to MRNIIDDFTSINIANSMILAACCFESIAMLALIKTKAKRYFRLQIAITTLTIIVFNIGTFLEATMNTRVVIAGIGVFAIYLMPTILYFTEKKKSFFKTFYVLCYGGFEVLILIRTIYRYYYPEDKVISYGTLDSLYSICLFLLSLIGIVGFLLLVKEKQDHKIQKLLDDKNQFFSIISHDLRGPLGSSVSLSELFLENIEDYSREEIREISEMQHESNKNIYKLLENLLEWSRVQTGMITFCPKNVSLNTLIKENIELNKNAALNKNINLVFESTDLIEAEVDKNMVGTILRNLLSNAIKFTEKNGEIKIKLSQNEHQAKISITDNGIGVPDSIKENLFRINEKVTQKGTENETGSGLGLLLCSEFIKIHNGKIWVESEAGEGSTFKFTLPLQKI from the coding sequence TTGCGAAATATAATCGACGATTTTACTTCTATCAACATTGCCAACTCGATGATTCTTGCAGCTTGCTGTTTTGAATCAATTGCCATGTTAGCACTGATCAAAACAAAAGCAAAGCGTTATTTCAGGCTTCAAATAGCAATTACCACTCTTACCATTATCGTTTTTAATATCGGTACTTTTCTAGAAGCTACGATGAATACGCGTGTTGTAATTGCAGGTATAGGAGTTTTTGCTATTTACTTAATGCCCACCATACTTTATTTTACAGAAAAGAAAAAAAGCTTTTTTAAGACATTTTATGTTCTTTGCTATGGCGGATTTGAAGTTTTAATTCTAATAAGAACTATCTACAGATATTACTATCCTGAGGACAAAGTCATTTCTTACGGAACTTTAGACAGTTTATATAGTATTTGTTTATTTCTGCTGTCTCTTATCGGAATTGTTGGTTTTTTGTTGTTAGTGAAAGAAAAACAAGATCATAAGATTCAGAAACTTCTAGACGATAAAAATCAGTTTTTCTCCATTATTTCTCATGATTTAAGAGGTCCATTAGGATCATCTGTTTCGCTGTCTGAACTTTTTCTAGAAAATATTGAAGATTACAGCCGTGAAGAAATCAGAGAAATTTCAGAAATGCAGCACGAATCCAATAAAAATATTTATAAACTTTTGGAAAATCTGTTAGAATGGTCGCGCGTACAAACGGGAATGATTACTTTTTGTCCAAAAAATGTTTCTTTAAATACCTTGATAAAAGAAAATATCGAACTAAACAAAAATGCGGCCTTAAACAAAAATATAAATCTTGTTTTCGAATCAACAGATTTAATTGAAGCTGAAGTCGATAAAAATATGGTGGGAACTATTTTGCGAAATTTACTAAGTAATGCAATTAAGTTTACTGAGAAAAATGGCGAAATTAAAATCAAACTTTCTCAAAATGAGCATCAAGCAAAAATTTCTATTACAGATAACGGAATTGGAGTTCCAGATTCTATAAAAGAAAATCTATTTAGAATTAATGAAAAAGTAACGCAAAAAGGAACTGAAAACGAAACCGGAAGCGGATTAGGATTATTGCTTTGCAGCGAATTCATCAAAATACATAACGGTAAAATTTGGGTAGAAAGTGAAGCTGGAGAAGGAAGTACTTTTAAATTTACTTTGCCATTGCAAAAAATCTAA